Proteins from a genomic interval of Nocardioidaceae bacterium:
- a CDS encoding cytochrome c oxidase assembly protein, producing MHPGDDLAPLPPLEGARWLTGWTVEPWVVLGVALVGGLYLLGVRRLRARGDRWPLGRSAAFVLGGLGLFVVATMSSLATYDTTLLSVHMIQHMILSMAVPIFLALGAPVTLALRTLPPSPRRLLLTVLHSRVVKVLSFPPLVFALYVLSPWALYFTGWYDATLHSVLVHELMHIHLVVVGSLFFWPLLGLDPVPGRVSYPLRLLLIFLTLPFHAFLGVTIMGQSTLVAGQYYPTLPMAWLPDAYDDQRFAGALLWGSGDLVALLLFAVFFTQWVRSSMAEARREDRRLDRIERREAAAARGPGPGAG from the coding sequence CTGCACCCCGGCGACGACCTCGCCCCGCTGCCCCCGCTGGAGGGTGCGCGCTGGCTGACGGGGTGGACCGTCGAGCCCTGGGTCGTGCTGGGGGTCGCCCTGGTCGGCGGCCTCTACCTCCTGGGCGTACGCCGGCTGCGCGCTCGCGGGGACCGGTGGCCGCTGGGCCGCAGCGCCGCCTTCGTCCTCGGCGGACTCGGCCTGTTCGTCGTGGCGACGATGTCGAGCCTGGCGACGTACGACACCACGCTGCTGAGCGTCCACATGATCCAGCACATGATCCTGTCGATGGCCGTGCCGATCTTCCTCGCGCTCGGGGCGCCGGTCACGCTGGCGCTGCGGACGCTGCCGCCCTCACCGCGGCGGCTCCTGCTCACGGTGCTGCACTCGCGGGTCGTGAAGGTGCTGTCCTTCCCGCCCCTGGTCTTCGCGCTGTACGTGCTGAGCCCCTGGGCGCTCTACTTCACCGGCTGGTACGACGCGACGCTGCACTCGGTGCTGGTCCACGAGCTGATGCACATCCACCTCGTGGTGGTCGGCTCGCTGTTCTTCTGGCCGCTGCTGGGCCTGGACCCGGTGCCGGGACGGGTGTCGTACCCCCTGCGCCTGCTGCTCATCTTCCTGACGCTGCCGTTCCACGCCTTCCTCGGCGTGACGATCATGGGTCAGTCGACGCTCGTCGCGGGGCAGTACTACCCGACGCTCCCGATGGCGTGGCTGCCCGACGCGTACGACGACCAGCGCTTCGCCGGCGCCCTGCTGTGGGGGTCGGGCGACCTGGTGGCACTGCTGCTGTTCGCCGTCTTCTTCACCCAGTGGGTGCGGTCGTCCATGGCCGAGGCCCGCCGCGAGGACCGTCGGCTGGACCGGATCGAACGCCGCGAGGCCGCCGCGGCGCGGGGGCCGGGACCGGGAGCGGGGTAG
- a CDS encoding Lrp/AsnC ligand binding domain-containing protein, with product MMTAIVLVQARSGRVPETAEAIAGIEGVSEVYSVTGGVDLIAIVRVREHDEIATVITEHLDKVDGVERTETHIAFRAYSRTDLEAAFSLGLD from the coding sequence ATGATGACCGCGATCGTCCTCGTCCAGGCCCGGTCCGGGCGCGTCCCGGAGACGGCCGAGGCGATCGCCGGCATCGAGGGGGTCTCGGAGGTCTACTCGGTCACCGGCGGGGTCGACCTGATCGCGATCGTGCGGGTCCGTGAGCACGACGAGATCGCCACGGTCATCACCGAGCACCTCGACAAGGTCGACGGCGTGGAGCGCACCGAGACGCACATCGCGTTCCGCGCGTACTCCCGCACCGACCTGGAGGCCGCCTTCTCCCTCGGCCTGGACTGA
- a CDS encoding heme-copper oxidase subunit III: MATAQASLPASRLHGQHDRPSMVSVGTIIWLSSELMFFAALFAAYFTVRSVSPELWAAETQALNIPFSTTNTAILVASSLTCQLGVFAAERGQVGRSGGMLQMGKWGLREWFVLTYLMGSVFVAGQAFEYAELVHEGLTIQASAYGSLFYLATGFHGIHVIGGLVAFLFVLGRTVLAKKFTHEQIVSAVVVSYYWHFVDVVWIALFAAVYVIQ; the protein is encoded by the coding sequence GTGGCGACTGCACAGGCTTCCCTTCCGGCATCCAGGCTCCACGGTCAGCACGACCGTCCGAGCATGGTCAGCGTGGGCACCATCATCTGGCTGTCCAGCGAGCTGATGTTCTTCGCGGCCCTGTTCGCTGCCTACTTCACGGTGCGCTCGGTCTCCCCCGAGCTGTGGGCCGCGGAGACCCAGGCGCTGAACATCCCGTTCTCCACCACGAACACCGCGATCCTGGTCGCCTCCTCGCTCACCTGTCAGCTGGGCGTCTTCGCCGCCGAGCGCGGCCAGGTCGGCCGCTCCGGCGGGATGCTCCAGATGGGCAAGTGGGGACTGCGCGAGTGGTTCGTGCTGACCTACCTGATGGGCTCGGTCTTCGTCGCCGGTCAGGCCTTCGAGTACGCCGAGCTGGTGCACGAGGGGCTGACCATCCAGGCCTCCGCGTACGGCTCGCTCTTCTACCTCGCCACGGGCTTCCACGGCATCCACGTGATCGGTGGTCTGGTCGCCTTCCTCTTCGTGCTGGGGCGCACCGTCCTGGCCAAGAAGTTCACCCATGAACAGATCGTGAGTGCCGTCGTAGTCTCGTACTACTGGCACTTCGTCGACGTCGTGTGGATCGCACTGTTCGCCGCGGTCTACGTCATCCAATAA
- the trpD gene encoding anthranilate phosphoribosyltransferase, with the protein MVASRRRRRAPDRPGPAHRRRRTPAAARRGRRRARQADGALTVAAGHSWPDLLSRLVAGEELDGASTAWAMEQVLGGAATPSQIAGFVVALRAKGETVAEVEGLVAAMMGHCVPLEVPGRCLDVVGTGGDRSMSVNISTMAAIVAAGAGARVVKHGNRSASSKTGTADVLEHLGIGLDLPAAAVGRLATEVGMTFCFAAAFHPAMRHAAIPRRELGIATTMNFLGPLANPVQPAAQAIGCADAAMAPVMAGVLARRGVDAWVFRGDDGLDELTTTTTSRLWVVEDGVVSETVVDPARLGLPPATAEDLRGDDVAFNAEVVRRLVAGERGPVRDAVVLNAGAALAVHAADQESAATQDVEERLRHGMARAERSLDDGAAADLLARWITASRAA; encoded by the coding sequence CTGGTCGCGAGCCGACGGCGCCGTCGCGCACCCGATCGACCCGGTCCAGCTCACCGACGCCGTCGTACGCCTGCTGCTGCCCGCCGAGGCCGGCGACGCGCGCGGCAGGCCGACGGCGCGCTGACCGTGGCAGCCGGCCACAGCTGGCCCGACCTGCTCTCGCGGCTCGTCGCCGGCGAGGAGCTCGACGGGGCGAGCACGGCGTGGGCGATGGAGCAGGTGCTGGGCGGCGCCGCGACCCCCTCGCAGATCGCGGGCTTCGTCGTGGCCCTGCGCGCCAAGGGCGAGACCGTCGCCGAGGTCGAGGGTCTCGTCGCCGCGATGATGGGCCACTGCGTGCCGCTCGAGGTGCCGGGGCGCTGTCTCGACGTCGTCGGCACCGGCGGCGACCGCTCGATGTCGGTGAACATCTCCACGATGGCCGCGATCGTCGCCGCCGGCGCGGGCGCGCGGGTCGTGAAGCACGGCAACCGCTCCGCCTCCTCCAAGACCGGCACCGCGGACGTGCTCGAGCACCTGGGCATCGGGCTCGACCTGCCGGCCGCGGCCGTGGGACGGCTGGCGACGGAGGTCGGCATGACCTTCTGCTTCGCCGCGGCGTTCCACCCGGCCATGCGTCACGCAGCGATCCCGCGTCGTGAGCTGGGCATCGCGACGACGATGAACTTCCTGGGGCCCCTGGCCAACCCGGTGCAGCCGGCGGCCCAGGCGATCGGGTGCGCGGACGCGGCGATGGCGCCGGTGATGGCCGGGGTGCTGGCCCGCCGCGGCGTCGACGCCTGGGTGTTCCGCGGCGACGACGGTCTCGACGAGCTGACCACGACCACCACGTCACGCCTGTGGGTCGTCGAGGACGGTGTGGTGAGCGAGACCGTGGTCGACCCGGCCCGCCTCGGCCTGCCACCCGCGACCGCCGAGGACCTCCGCGGCGACGACGTCGCCTTCAACGCCGAGGTCGTCCGCCGACTCGTGGCGGGTGAGCGGGGTCCCGTACGCGACGCGGTCGTGCTCAACGCCGGCGCCGCCCTCGCCGTGCACGCCGCCGATCAGGAGTCGGCCGCGACCCAGGACGTCGAGGAGCGGCTGCGGCACGGCATGGCCAGGGCCGAGAGGTCCCTCGACGACGGAGCCGCCGCGGACCTGCTGGCCCGCTGGATCACCGCGAGCCGCGCCGCCTGA
- the betT gene encoding choline BCCT transporter BetT → MSAPTQETPLSGLPAEDDGPDWTLNRAVFGAAAAVTLAVTIWCVSAPDNAESTLGAVVGWVSSGLGWYYIALTTSVLLFVIFLGFSRYGSVRLGPEHSRPQYSTGAWAAMLFAAGIGTDLIFYAVYEPAYQYLNPPVIEGGTVQAAREATVWTLFHYGISGWGMYSLMGMSLAFFAYRVGLPLAVRSALYPLIGKRIDGPIGTAADTAAILGTIFGVATSLGIGVVSLNVGLEVIFGIGVGLPAQIALIVLAIAIATVSAVAGVDKGIKRISQFNVLLAIALVLYILVTGRTAYLLNGLVSNVGDYVRMFPGLTNETFAYTDTGDWMSLWTLFFWAWWIAWAAFVGLFLARISRGRTIRQFVAGTMIIPFSYIVMWVTVFGNAALEQLRSGNRDFASIVNDASGPDTALWSLLEQYPASGVVAALFILIGLLFYVTSADSGALVMANLSSTLRTANTDSGPPLRIFWAVATGVLTLSILSVGGIYALQYATIIVGLPFAIVMLGVMWGLWKALSVEGRMADSRAGSLPSALSGRSTVVGEPERPGIPWQTRLRRAMSFPTQAEAGDFLASTVTPALEQVASELRATGVEVDVESVVDEHDQPAIRLRAGLGEQPFEYAVQHSSAPIPSYGGMVPRGDDTYSRLEVHLHDGGQGYDVMGYSRTQLIDDVLDQYERHLEFLRLSDGTARPDS, encoded by the coding sequence ATGAGCGCACCCACGCAGGAGACCCCCCTCAGCGGTCTCCCGGCCGAGGACGACGGCCCCGACTGGACCCTGAACCGCGCGGTCTTCGGCGCCGCGGCGGCCGTGACCCTCGCCGTCACGATCTGGTGCGTCAGCGCTCCCGACAACGCCGAGTCGACGCTGGGTGCCGTCGTCGGCTGGGTCTCGAGCGGACTGGGGTGGTACTACATCGCCCTGACGACCTCGGTGCTGCTGTTCGTGATCTTCCTGGGCTTCAGCCGGTACGGCTCGGTGCGGCTCGGCCCCGAGCACTCGCGGCCGCAGTACTCCACGGGTGCCTGGGCGGCGATGCTGTTCGCTGCCGGCATCGGCACCGACCTCATCTTCTACGCCGTGTACGAGCCCGCGTACCAGTACCTCAACCCGCCGGTGATCGAGGGCGGCACGGTACAGGCGGCCCGCGAGGCGACCGTGTGGACGCTGTTCCACTACGGGATCTCGGGGTGGGGCATGTACTCGCTGATGGGCATGAGCCTCGCGTTCTTCGCCTACCGCGTCGGGCTGCCGCTGGCGGTGCGCTCCGCGCTCTACCCGCTCATCGGCAAGCGCATCGACGGGCCGATCGGCACGGCTGCGGACACCGCCGCCATCCTCGGCACGATCTTCGGCGTCGCGACCTCCCTCGGCATCGGGGTCGTGAGCCTCAACGTCGGCCTCGAGGTCATCTTCGGCATCGGGGTCGGGCTGCCGGCCCAGATCGCCCTGATCGTGCTGGCGATCGCGATCGCCACGGTCTCGGCGGTCGCCGGCGTCGACAAGGGCATCAAGCGCATCTCGCAGTTCAACGTGCTGCTGGCGATCGCCCTGGTGCTCTACATCCTGGTCACCGGTCGCACCGCCTACCTCCTCAACGGGCTGGTCTCGAACGTCGGCGACTACGTCCGCATGTTCCCCGGACTCACCAACGAGACGTTCGCCTACACCGACACCGGCGACTGGATGAGCCTGTGGACCCTGTTCTTCTGGGCGTGGTGGATCGCCTGGGCGGCCTTCGTCGGCCTGTTCCTGGCACGCATCTCGCGCGGTCGCACGATCCGGCAGTTCGTCGCGGGCACCATGATCATCCCGTTCAGCTACATCGTCATGTGGGTGACGGTCTTCGGCAACGCGGCACTGGAGCAGCTGCGCTCCGGCAACCGCGACTTCGCCTCCATCGTCAACGACGCCTCGGGGCCCGACACGGCGCTGTGGTCGCTGCTGGAGCAGTACCCGGCCTCCGGCGTGGTCGCCGCGCTGTTCATCCTCATCGGCCTGCTGTTCTACGTCACCTCCGCGGACTCCGGTGCGCTGGTGATGGCGAACCTGTCGAGCACGCTGCGCACCGCCAACACGGACTCGGGCCCCCCGCTGCGCATCTTCTGGGCGGTGGCGACCGGCGTCCTGACGCTGTCGATCCTGTCGGTCGGCGGCATCTACGCGCTGCAGTACGCCACGATCATCGTGGGCCTGCCGTTCGCGATCGTGATGCTCGGCGTGATGTGGGGCCTGTGGAAGGCGCTCTCGGTCGAGGGGCGCATGGCCGACAGCAGAGCGGGGTCGCTGCCCAGCGCCCTGTCGGGACGCAGCACCGTGGTCGGTGAGCCCGAGCGTCCCGGCATCCCGTGGCAGACGCGACTGCGTCGCGCGATGTCCTTCCCGACCCAGGCCGAGGCGGGTGACTTCCTGGCGAGCACGGTCACGCCCGCTCTGGAGCAGGTCGCGAGCGAGCTCCGCGCCACCGGGGTCGAGGTCGACGTCGAGAGCGTGGTCGACGAGCACGACCAGCCGGCGATCCGGCTGCGCGCGGGACTCGGCGAGCAGCCCTTCGAGTACGCCGTGCAGCACTCCTCGGCACCGATCCCCTCCTACGGGGGCATGGTGCCGCGCGGCGACGACACCTACTCGCGGCTGGAGGTGCACCTGCACGACGGCGGACAGGGCTACGACGTCATGGGCTACAGCCGCACGCAGCTCATCGACGACGTCCTCGACCAGTACGAGCGCCACCTGGAGTTCCTGAGGCTCTCGGACGGTACGGCACGGCCGGACAGCTGA